The genomic stretch CCATTTGCGTGTTTCCTGAAGGGACGACGTCGGACGGGTTGCAGCTGCTGCCGTTCCACGCCAACCTGTTCCAGGCGCCCGTCAGCGCTGGCGCACCGATCCGCCCACTGGCGCTGCGCTATCGGGTCGCCGCCACGGGCGAATTGACGACCATTCCGGCGTACATCGGCGATCTGTCGATGATGGACACGATCAATGCGATCCTGAACGGGCCGCCGTTGGTGGTGGAAGTGTTGGTGGGGCCGGCCTTGGCCCCCGAGATGGACCGTCGGGCCTTGGCGGCCCATAGCCAGGAAGCCGTCGCCGCGCTGATCAACCGCGCGGACTGAGGCCTCAAGGCGACTTCTTCTTGTGCGCGAGCGGGTCTTGGGCCTGCTCGCAATCGATCTGCACCACGTCGCGCCCCGCCGGCGCTAGCGACAGCTTGGCGGCCGTCAGCTTTCCGCCCCACACACACCCAGTATCCAGGCCCATCACGTCGTCGCGCATCACGAGCCCGCGCGTGGACCAATGCCCGAACACGATCGGCGTGCCACGCGTACGCCGCCCCGGTACGTCGAACCACGGCATGTGGCCATCCGGAGCGCCATCGGCATCCGTCGTTTCGAATTCCATCGTGCCGTCGGGTTTGCAGAAGCGTAGACGTGTCAGCGCGTTGATGGTCAGGCGCAGGCGGTCCATGCCGACGAGATCGTTGCTCCACTTGTCTGGCTGGTTGCCGAAGGCGTCCGCCAGGAACGTTTTCCAATGTGGGCTGCGCAATTCGCGCTCGACCGCCCCGGCTAGCTCCAGTACGTCGCCCGTCGTCCACTGCGGCAGGACGCCGGCGTGCACCATCAGGAAGCCGTTTTCGAAGATCGCCAGCGGCTGGTGACGAAGCCATGTGATGAGCCGGTCGCTATCGGGCGCGGAGAGGATGTCGGCGATCGTGTCGCGCTTGCCGGGTTTTCGGACGCCTGCAGCGACTGCCAGCAGGTGGATGTCGTGGTTGCCGAGGATGGTGCGTGCACGGCCGGACTCGCAAAGTGCGATGACTTGGCGCAGCGTGGCCAGCGACTCGGGGCCGCGGTTGATGAGGTCGCCGACGAAGCGCAGGGGGGCGTTGGCGGGGAGGGCGGCCAGCAGCGACTGGAGGGGGGAGCAGCAGCCTTGGAGGTCGCCGATGGCGTGGGGGGGAGATGCAACCGTCATGTGCTGTCAACCGCGCATTCGATGGGGTTGAGGCGTTAGCGCCTCAAGTGTTACAACGCGCTACAAAAAGATCGGACCCTTTGGCAGGGTATGCCCTAGGGTCGGATAGAATACGCGACTTCCCACCATATTTAACAATTCCGCTGCTCTCATCGGGTGCAACGGGCAGCTGACGGTCGTGCGCCACCCGGGCCCGGCTTGGCGGCAGGCAGGAGCTTCGAGTTTGTCTCATATCCTCGTTACCGGCGGTGCCGGATTCATCGGTGGCAATTTTGTCCTGAATTGGCTAGCCAATCTTGGCGCGGACGGCATCGTCAACGTTGATAAGCTGACCTACGCCGGCAATCGCAAGACGTTGGCTCCTCTCGAGAATGATCCGAGGCACATCTTCTCGCAGACAGACATCTGTGACCGCACAGCACTGGATGGCTTGTTTGCCAAGTACCGGCCGCGCGCCGTGGTTCATTTTGCCGCAGAAAGCCATGTCGATCGCTCCATCCACGGCCCGGCGGAGTTTATTCAGACCAATATCGTCGGCACGTTCACATTGCTGGAAGCTGCTCGCGCCTACTGGACGCAGCTCGATGTCGGTTCCAAGGCGGCATTTCGGTTCCTGCATGTGTCGACCGACGAGGTGTTCGGGTCGCTAGAGCGCAACGCACCGCAGTTCTCGGAAACCACGCCTTACGCACCCAACAGCCCGTATTCGGCTTCGAAGGCTGCCTCCGATCATCTGGTGCGTGCATACCACCATACCTATGGCTTGCCGGTTCTGACGACCAACTGTTCGAATAACTACGGCCCGTATCATTTTCCGGAAAAGTTGATCCCGTTGATGATTGCCAACGCGCTTGGTGGAAAACAGCTACCCATTTATGGCGACGGCCAGAATGTGCGTGACTGGCTGTACGTCGGCGACCACTGTGCAGCCATTCGCGAGGTGCTCGCTCGGGGACGGGTGGGTGAGACGTACAACGTGGGCGGCTGGAACGAAAAGACCAACTTGGAAGTCGTCCATGCGGTGTGCGACCTGCTGGATCAGCTTAAGCCGAAGACAGTTGGCTCGTACCGGGACCAGATTTCGTTTGTCCAGGATCGTCCGGGACACGACAGGCGCTATGCGATCGATGCTCGCAAGCTGGAGCGCGAACTGGGCTGGAAGCCCGCGGAGACATTTGAGACTGGCTTGCGCAAGACGATCCAGTGGTATCTGGATAATCAGATGTGGGTACAGGACGTGATGTCGGGGGAATATCGGAACTGGATGGCCAGGCAATATGCGGCGTAAGGGGCCTGGCATTCCTGCAATTCTGGTAACGGGGAGCCAGGGTCAAGTCGGCTTCGAACTGAGGCGCAGCTTCGCACCCTTGGGCAGAATTGTCGCGTTGGATCGGACAGGCTGCGACTTATCGCGGACCGACGAACTTCGGCGATTAATACGCGAATTGCGCCCCGATGTCATCGTCAACCCTGCCGCCTATACGTCGGTAGATAAAGCGGAAACTGACCCCGCAACTGCATACGCCATCAATGGCACCGCTGTGGCGGTACTGGCCGAGGAGGCTAAGGCGCTGGGCGCGCTTCTGGTGCATTACTCCACAGACTACGTATTTGATGGCCGCAAGCACGGCGCATATGTCGAGACTGATACTGTCAATCCGCAGTCGGTCTACGGCAAGAGCAAATTGGTTGGTGAGCAGGCGATCACTGCAACAGGGGCAACTGCCGTTGTATTCCGTACGTGTTGGGTGGCCGGCGCACATGGCGACAATTTCGCCAAGACCATACTTAAACTCGGGCGCGAGCGCGACAACTTGCGCGTCATTGCTGATCAATTTGGCGCCCCGACTTCGGCAGCGCTGATCGCTGACGTCACGGCCCAGATCGTAGCCAGGCACTGGCTTTTGGGGGATCGCGTCGATTTCGCGTCTGGAATCTATCATTTGGCCGCATCAGGAGAAACGACTTGGCACGGGTACGCGACCGAAGTCGTGCGCTATGCCATCGCACATGGGTATGCGTTGAAGGTGGATCCATCCCGCGTCGAGGCGATCCCGGCCACGGCGTACCCTTTGCCAGCTCCGAGACCGGCCAATTCCCGTATGGACACCAACAAGCTGTGCGAAACGTTTGGCATCTATCTGCCGGATTGGCGGCAAGGGATTCATCACCTATTGGATCAGATTCTTTTCTGAGCGGGACACCATGCGCAAGGGCATCATTCTCGCCGGAGGTTCCGGCACCCGGCTGTATCCGATCACCCGCTCGGTTTCCAAGCAACTGCTGCCGGTGTATGACAAGCCGATGATTTACTATCCGTTGTCCACGCTGATGCTGGCGGGGATTCGAGATATTTTGATCATTTCCACTCCATACGATGTGCCTTTGTTTACTGGCATGCTTGGTGACGGAAAAAATTGGGGGCTCAACCTTAGTTACGCGGTGCAACCGTCCCCCGATGGTTTGGCGCAGGCATTTGTTATCGGGCGCGATTTTATTGGTAATGATCCATCGACGCTGATTCTTGGGGACAATATCTTCTACGGACACGATCTGGTCAGTCAGTTGAACCGCCCCACTGCCCAGGCTCAGGGTGCAACCGTTTTTGCTTATCACGTACAGGACCCTGAGCGCTATGGCGTGGTCTCGTTCGACGAGCAGTTTCGAGCGGTGTCGCTTGAGGAAAAACCGGTTAAGCCGCGTTCAAACTATGCGGTGACGGGTTTGTATTTTTATGACAATCAAGTTTGCGATATCGCAGCGGACCTTAAACCGTCTGCTCGCGGGGAGCTTGAGATCACCGATGTCAACCGGCGCTATTTGGAAATGGCGCAGCTGAACGTTGAGATCATGGGGCGTGGCCTCGCTTGGCTTGATACCGGGACACACGAGTCGTTGCTGGAGGCATCCAGCTTTATTGCGACATTGCAGAATAGACAGGGGCTGATGGTGGCGTGTCCCGAGGAGATCGCCTACCGAAACAAGTGGATCGATGCGGATCAAGTGGCCGAGCTAGCCGCCCCATTGACAAAGAACGCGTATGGTCAGTATTTGCTGCGGATTCTTTCCGAGTCGATCCGATAACAACATCATCGCCTCATGAAATTGACGGTTACTCCAACTACGCTGCCCGGCGTATTGCTTCTCGAACCAAAGGTATTTGGCGATAGCCGAGGCTTCTTTTTTGAAAGCTTCAGCGCAAAGGATTTTGAAGCCGCGACGGGTTTGCGACGGGAGTTCGTGCAAGACAACCATTCGCGTTCCGTGCGTAATGTGCTGCGTGGCTTGCATTACCAAATCCAACATCCCCAAGGCAAGCTCGTACGTGTTGTTGCCGGGGAAGTGTTTGATGTGGCTGTGGATATCCGGAAGGATTCCCCCACGTTTGGTCGCTGGGTTGGTGTGACATTGTCCGCAGAGAACAAGCGGCAGTTGTGGGTTCCGGAAGGTTTTGCCCACGGTTTTCTGGTCACGTCAGATTCTGCGGAGTTTGCTTATAAGACGACGGAGTATTGGTATCAGGGTGATGAACGGTGCATCGCGTGGAACGATCCCGACATTGGAGTAGCGTGGCCGATAACCGCTGCGCCTGTACTCTCTGACAAGGACGCACGCGCGCCGCACTTGTCCGATGCCGAAGTGTTCGCATCGGGGTGGCTGCAGGACTGAACCATGAGCGCAACTCAGGTAAGTGGAGCCGTGAGACCAATCACGGTGTCTGTAGTCAGTCATGGCCAGATTGATCTTCTGCTGCCATTGTTGGCACAGTTGGAGCAGGCTGCTGCGCTGGTGCCCCTGCACGTGGTGATTACGCAAAACCTCCCGGAGCGGCGGCCCTCCGTCAGCGAAAGCGATCGCTTCCGAATCACGTGGGTGATGAACGAGCGGCCATTGGGCTTCGGCGAGAACCACAACAATGCGTTCTCTCACTGTCGGGCAGAGTGCTTTTGCGTATTGAATCCCGATGTGCGGCTGGATGCTTCCAGCTTGACTGCGTTGAGTGATTGCGTGCGGCGTCGGCCCGGCGTGGCAGGCCCTAGAGTCGTATCGTCAGCCGGCACGATTGAAGACAGTGCGAGATATGTGCCTTCGATTCGAAGAATGTTGAATCGCTGGATCCGGCGGCGGTTCGTGGCGGATTATTCCCCAGCCGTTGAAGAACAGCAGGTCGACTGGTTGGCTGGTATGTGTCTTGTGTTTGATCGCGCGACCTATTTGCGTCTGGGGGGCTTCAATCCGGCTTTTAAGCTCTATTGCGAAGATGTCGACATCTGTCTGCGCAGCCACCTTGCCGGGCTGTCTGTTACATGGAATCAGCACGCCGTTGTTCAGCATGATGCGCAGCGCGCGAGTCGTCGGAAATGGCGCTACCTAGCGTGGCATATCGGCAGCCTTGTCCGCTTGATGTGCTCAAAGACGTACTGGCGTTTCCGTCTGGCTCAATGGCGTATCACCTGAATTAGCACCAACGCGAACATGTTCGATTTCTTCTGGGTTCCGGCCCTCGCATTCTTGCTCTGCGTGATCACCATCCTGCTGCTGCGGCCGTTTGCCGTCGTGATTGGCTTGGTTGACCGGCCGAATGTGCGGAAGCGCCATGACGGGGATGTCCCGCTCGTCGGCGGTATCGCCATGACGGTGGCAGTGACGGTGACGGCTGTATTGTTTGTGCGCGTGCAGGGATCCTTCATCCCATTGCTAGCCGGTATGGCGCTGCTTGCCATGATGGGCGTGCTAGATGATGTCAAGAATGTGGCTCCGATGACGAAGCTCGTCGTGCAGTTGTGTGCTGCCATCTTGATGACCTCCTGGGGGGGCGTCTATCTGACGTCGTTGGGAGACCTCTTTAGTCGGCGCGAAATCGAGTTGGCTAATTGGGGAATTCCGCTAACGCTCTTCGCTGTGGTCGCTGTCGTCAACGCGCTCAACATGTGCGATGGCATGGACGGTCTTGCGGGTGGCCTGGGGTTTGTGATCTTCGCCTGGTTTGCGTATATTGCCGGCGAAATTGGTAACGGCGTGACGCAACGGATTTGCGTCATTTTTTGCGGTGCATTGATTGGCTTTCTGGTTTTCAACATCCGCAATCCACTGCGCGGAAAGCTGCGGGTATTTCTTGGCGACGCCGGCAGCCTGATGCTTGGCTATGCAATCGTATGGTTTGCCGTGGAGTTGTCCCAGTCGACGCCTAGCGATTCGCGTCACGTGCCACCGGTGGTGATGCTCTGGGTGCTCGGCTTCATCCTGATCGATCTGCTTGCGGTCGTGCTCCGCCGCATGCTCAAAGGTAAGAACCCGCTTGCAGCAGATCGCACGCATCTGCATCACATCCTGTTGCGGTTAGACCTGAAGCCCGAGAGCATTGTTTGGATCCTCGTTTTCAGCAATTCGCTGATGGGGCTTATTGGTGTTGTTGGTTGGAAGACTGGGATGTCCGAGCAGGGGCTCTTTCTCCTGTTCCTGGGGGTCACCATCGTCCATTTGCTGGTCATGAGGAATGCTTGGCGGTTCATTCGTTTCGGTCGGAAACTTGTTCTGGCCAAACGTCGTGTCCCAGAGTGAAGGCGAGCTCTCGCCTCGGTGGAGTGCCGGCGTTTCTGGTCTGAAAGGAATATCAGTGTGAATGTAGTCTTGAATTCGATCTTGGCCCTGCGGAACTACAGAGGGTTGGTTCTGCAGATGGTCAAGCGAGAGGTGCTTGGGCGTTACCGCGGCTCCGTGATGGGGCTCGCGTGGTCATTCTTCAACCCGCTGCTGTTGCTTGCGGTCTATACGTTCGTCTTTGCCGTCGTGTTCAAGGCACGCTGGAGCGGCGGTGCGCAGAATGCGTCGCACTCCGAATTCGCCGTGATTCTCTTCGTCGGCATGATGGTGCATGGGCTTTTTGCGGAATGCGTCAACCGTGCGCCGACACTGATCCTGAACAACGTCACGTACGTCAAGAAGGTGGTGTTCCCGCTGCAGATACTGCCCTTGGTGGCGATGGGCTCGGCGCTGTTCCACATGGCTGTGAGCTTCATTGTGCTGCTGATCGCTGAGTTCTTGATTATCGGCTCTGTACCGTGGACAGTGGTGTATTTGCCGCTGGTGCTATTGCCCCTGGTGCTTGCCACGGTGGGGGTCGCATGGTTTCTGGCCGCGTTGGGCGTATACGTGCGCGACATCGCGCAGGCAACCAGTCTGTTTACGACGATCCTGGCGTTCATCTCGCCCATCTTCTACCCAATTTCGGCACTGCCCGAGCGGTTCCAGATCTGGATGCGGTTGAACCCGCTGACCTATGTCATCGAAGAGGCGAGGAGCACCGTGATCTTCGGACGTTCGATGGACTGGCTGCAGTGGCTGATCTACCTGGCCTTCGGCGCGGCGATCGCCATCCTCGGACTGTTGTGGTTCCAGAAAACGCGTAAAGGATTTGCTGATGTCCTCTGATGATTTGGCCATTCACGTCGAGGGGCTCGGCAAGTGTTACAACATTTATGACCGCCCTCAGGACCGTTTGAAGCAATCAATTGTTCCGCGGCTGCGTAGGCTTGTCGGGGCAGAGCCGCGCAGCTATGCCAGAGAGTTTTGGGCGCTGCGTGATGTCTCCTTCGACGTTCGCAAGGGTGAGACCGTCGGCATCATCGGCAGGAATGGGTCGGGCAAGTCCACGCTGCTGCAGATGATCTGCGGGACGGTCACTCCGACAACGGGGGCGATCCGCACAAACGGCCGCGTCGCGGCGCTGCTGGAACTCGGCGCGGGCTTCAATCCGGAATTCACCGGCCGGGAAAACGTGTATCTCAATGCCGCGCTGCTCGGTTTGACGTCGCAGGAGATCGATGCTCGTTTCGACAGGATTGCCGCGTTTGCTGATATCGGTCAGTTCATCGAGCAACCAGTCAAGCAGTACTCAAGCGGCATGTTCGCACGCTTGGCCTTTTCGGTGGCCATTCACGTCGATCCGGAAATCCTGATTGTCGACGAGATTCTTGCAGTGGGTGATGCTGCGTTTCAGCGCCGTTGCTTGGCGAAGTTCTATGAAGTCCGGGAAAAGGGTTGCACGATACTGTTCGTGTCCCACGATCAGTATCAGGTGAAGTCCATCTGCCAGCGGGCGCTGTATCTTGATCACGGACAGCAGAAAATGTTCGGCAGCGCGGGGCGAGTGATTGATCAGTACTCGGTCGATATGGAGGTCGCCTCTGCTCTTATCCTTGCCCCTGTGGCAAAGGAGCAAGAGGAACCGACGATACCCACGGACAGCGAGGCGGTGAACACTGAAGTTGTGTCGGAGCCGGAGCCGGCCGAACCGGAGCGTCTGTTTGCTATTACAGATGTTGCGTTGACGAATGCTGATGGTCACTCCATAGACGAAGTGGCAAGTGGAGAGACCATACAATTGCGAGTTCGCTTCGCAGCAAAAGCGATGCGAATTCCAGAACATATCAGCTTCGTTTTTAACCTATACCGCCACGACGGTTTATACCTGTGCGGTTCGACAACACTGATGGACGGGTACTCACCTCATCCTTCATCACAACAGGGCGAGTTCACCGTCACTTTTCCAAATTTCCCATTGCTAAGCGGCAGCTATAAATGGCGGGTGGCGATCAATGACGAAGGTGGTCTTGTCGTTCATGCAGAAGCCAAAGACGTGTGCCCGTTCAGGGTTGTCGACGACTTCAATTCCGTTGGCCTGATTCATCTCGATCGTCGATGGGACGTTGCGATGGTTGATGATGTAAGGAAGTAAACAAGATGCACATTGAGAGACTGAGTTTCGAACAGGGTGGAGGCTACGATGGCCTCGAAGCCGCTATTCACATTGCGCGGTACGGATTTGTAAAGGGGCAATGCAAGGGAAAACGGATTCTCGATATCGCGTGCGGGGAGGGCTATGGCTCCCGCATGATGGTCGACTGGGGTGCCGCGGCGGTTGAGGGCGTGGATATCTCCGAGGAGGCTGTGGCGCACGCGCGTAACGTGTTTGGTGGAGAGAAGGTGAACTTCACCCAGCACAGTGCTGAGGCCGTTGACACGCTGTTTGAGCCACAAAGTTTCGATCTGATCGTCTCTCTCGAGACGGTGGAGCATGTGGAGGATCCAGCAGCATTCCTCCGGGCAATCAAGCGCTTGTTAAAGCCGGGCGGGACGATTGTGGTGAGCTGCCCGAATGACTGGTGGTATTTCCCGGAAGCGGATAGAAGCAATCCCTTCCATCGACGCAAGTACTCTCTCGATGAGTTCCAGGAGCTGGCTCGGGGCGTACTGGGAGAAGCCTCCGGCTGGTATCTGGGGGGGCCGATTACAGGTTTCTGCAACCTGCCTCTGGAAGGCTACGTGCGTGCAAATGCGGAGAGCGGGCAAATTCTCATGCGAGAGACGCGTGATCTGAGCGCAGTGGCGGTCCCA from Ralstonia pickettii encodes the following:
- the rfbB gene encoding dTDP-glucose 4,6-dehydratase, with the protein product MSHILVTGGAGFIGGNFVLNWLANLGADGIVNVDKLTYAGNRKTLAPLENDPRHIFSQTDICDRTALDGLFAKYRPRAVVHFAAESHVDRSIHGPAEFIQTNIVGTFTLLEAARAYWTQLDVGSKAAFRFLHVSTDEVFGSLERNAPQFSETTPYAPNSPYSASKAASDHLVRAYHHTYGLPVLTTNCSNNYGPYHFPEKLIPLMIANALGGKQLPIYGDGQNVRDWLYVGDHCAAIREVLARGRVGETYNVGGWNEKTNLEVVHAVCDLLDQLKPKTVGSYRDQISFVQDRPGHDRRYAIDARKLERELGWKPAETFETGLRKTIQWYLDNQMWVQDVMSGEYRNWMARQYAA
- the rfbA gene encoding glucose-1-phosphate thymidylyltransferase RfbA — its product is MRKGIILAGGSGTRLYPITRSVSKQLLPVYDKPMIYYPLSTLMLAGIRDILIISTPYDVPLFTGMLGDGKNWGLNLSYAVQPSPDGLAQAFVIGRDFIGNDPSTLILGDNIFYGHDLVSQLNRPTAQAQGATVFAYHVQDPERYGVVSFDEQFRAVSLEEKPVKPRSNYAVTGLYFYDNQVCDIAADLKPSARGELEITDVNRRYLEMAQLNVEIMGRGLAWLDTGTHESLLEASSFIATLQNRQGLMVACPEEIAYRNKWIDADQVAELAAPLTKNAYGQYLLRILSESIR
- a CDS encoding class I SAM-dependent methyltransferase codes for the protein MHIERLSFEQGGGYDGLEAAIHIARYGFVKGQCKGKRILDIACGEGYGSRMMVDWGAAAVEGVDISEEAVAHARNVFGGEKVNFTQHSAEAVDTLFEPQSFDLIVSLETVEHVEDPAAFLRAIKRLLKPGGTIVVSCPNDWWYFPEADRSNPFHRRKYSLDEFQELARGVLGEASGWYLGGPITGFCNLPLEGYVRANAESGQILMRETRDLSAVAVPAEPGGGPRAKNASYFVGVWGDNGPATGTAAVLPLSMDAFKEGIFQGHLHDADRLREELRLSKVKVDQLASQLRSIGANGEGELRKVLLRNHALLAENELMREGLTRRNEEYNALKVAQEAEYNALKVAHEELRAENLRLSVAAARYVRLRSLIPAPIRMPILRLARSLRRLVHGQ
- a CDS encoding glycosyltransferase, giving the protein MSATQVSGAVRPITVSVVSHGQIDLLLPLLAQLEQAAALVPLHVVITQNLPERRPSVSESDRFRITWVMNERPLGFGENHNNAFSHCRAECFCVLNPDVRLDASSLTALSDCVRRRPGVAGPRVVSSAGTIEDSARYVPSIRRMLNRWIRRRFVADYSPAVEEQQVDWLAGMCLVFDRATYLRLGGFNPAFKLYCEDVDICLRSHLAGLSVTWNQHAVVQHDAQRASRRKWRYLAWHIGSLVRLMCSKTYWRFRLAQWRIT
- a CDS encoding ABC transporter ATP-binding protein, yielding MSSDDLAIHVEGLGKCYNIYDRPQDRLKQSIVPRLRRLVGAEPRSYAREFWALRDVSFDVRKGETVGIIGRNGSGKSTLLQMICGTVTPTTGAIRTNGRVAALLELGAGFNPEFTGRENVYLNAALLGLTSQEIDARFDRIAAFADIGQFIEQPVKQYSSGMFARLAFSVAIHVDPEILIVDEILAVGDAAFQRRCLAKFYEVREKGCTILFVSHDQYQVKSICQRALYLDHGQQKMFGSAGRVIDQYSVDMEVASALILAPVAKEQEEPTIPTDSEAVNTEVVSEPEPAEPERLFAITDVALTNADGHSIDEVASGETIQLRVRFAAKAMRIPEHISFVFNLYRHDGLYLCGSTTLMDGYSPHPSSQQGEFTVTFPNFPLLSGSYKWRVAINDEGGLVVHAEAKDVCPFRVVDDFNSVGLIHLDRRWDVAMVDDVRK
- the rfbD gene encoding dTDP-4-dehydrorhamnose reductase; amino-acid sequence: MRRKGPGIPAILVTGSQGQVGFELRRSFAPLGRIVALDRTGCDLSRTDELRRLIRELRPDVIVNPAAYTSVDKAETDPATAYAINGTAVAVLAEEAKALGALLVHYSTDYVFDGRKHGAYVETDTVNPQSVYGKSKLVGEQAITATGATAVVFRTCWVAGAHGDNFAKTILKLGRERDNLRVIADQFGAPTSAALIADVTAQIVARHWLLGDRVDFASGIYHLAASGETTWHGYATEVVRYAIAHGYALKVDPSRVEAIPATAYPLPAPRPANSRMDTNKLCETFGIYLPDWRQGIHHLLDQILF
- a CDS encoding MraY family glycosyltransferase, with product MFDFFWVPALAFLLCVITILLLRPFAVVIGLVDRPNVRKRHDGDVPLVGGIAMTVAVTVTAVLFVRVQGSFIPLLAGMALLAMMGVLDDVKNVAPMTKLVVQLCAAILMTSWGGVYLTSLGDLFSRREIELANWGIPLTLFAVVAVVNALNMCDGMDGLAGGLGFVIFAWFAYIAGEIGNGVTQRICVIFCGALIGFLVFNIRNPLRGKLRVFLGDAGSLMLGYAIVWFAVELSQSTPSDSRHVPPVVMLWVLGFILIDLLAVVLRRMLKGKNPLAADRTHLHHILLRLDLKPESIVWILVFSNSLMGLIGVVGWKTGMSEQGLFLLFLGVTIVHLLVMRNAWRFIRFGRKLVLAKRRVPE
- a CDS encoding symmetrical bis(5'-nucleosyl)-tetraphosphatase codes for the protein MTVASPPHAIGDLQGCCSPLQSLLAALPANAPLRFVGDLINRGPESLATLRQVIALCESGRARTILGNHDIHLLAVAAGVRKPGKRDTIADILSAPDSDRLITWLRHQPLAIFENGFLMVHAGVLPQWTTGDVLELAGAVERELRSPHWKTFLADAFGNQPDKWSNDLVGMDRLRLTINALTRLRFCKPDGTMEFETTDADGAPDGHMPWFDVPGRRTRGTPIVFGHWSTRGLVMRDDVMGLDTGCVWGGKLTAAKLSLAPAGRDVVQIDCEQAQDPLAHKKKSP
- the rfbC gene encoding dTDP-4-dehydrorhamnose 3,5-epimerase: MKLTVTPTTLPGVLLLEPKVFGDSRGFFFESFSAKDFEAATGLRREFVQDNHSRSVRNVLRGLHYQIQHPQGKLVRVVAGEVFDVAVDIRKDSPTFGRWVGVTLSAENKRQLWVPEGFAHGFLVTSDSAEFAYKTTEYWYQGDERCIAWNDPDIGVAWPITAAPVLSDKDARAPHLSDAEVFASGWLQD
- a CDS encoding ABC transporter permease, with protein sequence MVKREVLGRYRGSVMGLAWSFFNPLLLLAVYTFVFAVVFKARWSGGAQNASHSEFAVILFVGMMVHGLFAECVNRAPTLILNNVTYVKKVVFPLQILPLVAMGSALFHMAVSFIVLLIAEFLIIGSVPWTVVYLPLVLLPLVLATVGVAWFLAALGVYVRDIAQATSLFTTILAFISPIFYPISALPERFQIWMRLNPLTYVIEEARSTVIFGRSMDWLQWLIYLAFGAAIAILGLLWFQKTRKGFADVL